TTTTAGAACTAATTGGAAGCATTTAATCTTGAGGATGATAAGCATGTTTAAGAAATAAGTTGAATATAAAGAGCAGATATTCATACCACATCTGCGAAAACTATTTCCAGCTCGTCAAAGAATTTTTCTCTCCTGCGGTCATACTCAGCGGCAGTCTATTCAGCATGAACATTTTTCAGAACAGAATTAGATTCTAAACATGAAATTTGAAAGCATGAAAtcagaaagagaaagcaaacCTTGGTGAAGATGCCAACGCCACACTCCATGCCAACCTTAGCGAGGAAGAGATCATCGGCAAGAAGACGCTCCTTGAATCCACCAAACTGAAGAAGCCACCTGAAGAATGGATTCTTCTCAAGCTCCAAGAACCGTGACACCACGGAGGCGGGGATCTTTCCGTCCTTGATGGCGGCCGCCAAGTCTGAAGGCACGCTCTCCAACGACCTCCCTGCCTCCGCCAGCACCATCATCGCCTCCTTCTTCCTCCCGTGCTCGCCCGCATTGCCGTCGTCGTCTCCGCCGTGACCACCTCCTCCATGACCGCCGCCGATGGATCCGTGATCGCCGCCACCGCCGGCGACTTCGACGGTGGAATGGAGAACGAAGGCGGGATCTGTGCGGCGGTTGATTCCgaaagagaaggaggaaaaggaGGGAGGTGAAGCAAGACGAAGagaaaatgaggaagaagaagaagaagaaaaggaagcgAAGAAGGGAGGGTTAGttttggaagaagaaaaaggggaataggtggaggaggaggaggaggagggagCTGGAGTGAAAGAGAAAGCGAACGACGACATTGTAATCGATGTTGTTTTAAAAGttggctttctttttcttcttattcttcttcttgttgtggTTTTTGTAGGGCGTAACAAAGTGTTTAATACTTTTAATGAGTGGGCAAATGtagttgttggttttggttgttttttGAGGTTTTGGTCAATTTCGTTGTTTTCCTCTCTGCTTTTGAAGCCGACAACGGAGGGCGTTACTTCTCATGTGCTTTCCCCACTCATCACTACACACTAGGTTTATAGCTTTCCTAACACTACCTCCCCCTTGTTAAAATATCATACTCTACCTACtctaaacaaaatattaatttactcACATTTcaaaagtataatttattaaaaaaaaaaacggttcagagagaataataatatttttataatatactaaaattaaatattataatttatcgtctaataaaaaaatatcttcacatataaataattaaagaatttttATGGGAGAATCCAATATATTCAATGCGTTAAATGTATTGTAAGAAATGGAAGGTTTGCATTCATGAGCTTATTGcttattatcatttttatatggataaattttacataatatcAACATTTATTACTAAACTCATCGATGTTACCTGAAGTATTCAcgattttcattatttttgttatggAAGTGGATAATTATTAGATATTTTCAACATTTCAACATTTATTACTTAAATTTCAAGATTCTAAAACCTAACGGATTATAAATGAGTAAATTTAGAGGTTTAAAGATTTAGAGATGTAATAGAAATTTAATCGAAGTTAAATcgattataataaataaaatatttctgtgtaaaataaaaaatattttttatattttattattttaaatcagttaattattaaaaaattaaactaatttaaattagtatattaattttttatttttttaactaattcacTGATAATTTATCTTAAACCAAATTGATTAGTCTGTTTAAAAAgtggtaaatttttttttgaattataaaaaatcacattaatattgtttggtataatttttaaaagatatttttaactttctaaaaaattatttaagaatttttaaaaaaataaaaaatatttcttctcTCATTTTTAAAAGCAGTTTTATTTATCATTCCCATTTATTaaacaactacttttatgactacaaatttaaacacaaaataacttatttataaactgtttttaatataaattcttatgtgttaagttttttttctaaagaatttaattaaattgtttattTAAATTGGACATagtagttaaataaaaaatatgaaaatttaattgacaaaaaaaaattttctaccaACTCTTTTGTATTACAGTTGTGCTACATGCACACTATTTTCAGCTactatatttgtatatatatacaaatatcaaattcagaaattaaaaatcaaaacccTACTCTCACTCTTTATATGCGCTGAAATATACCTCTCTTTTTCTCGTTTcctcactctcactctcagGTACGATTCTCCTTTCTCATTCTCACTCTCAAACatgattctccttccttctctttctccgaCGGCACAATTCTCCTTCCCTCTCTCTTCGGCAGTATGATTCTCCATCACTCTCTTTTCGGCGTTGCACGATTCTCCTTTGTTCTCTCTCAGGCGCGGTTGTTGGATTATAATGTTGTCTTTAACTTCAAATGTTGTTTATGATAATGCGAAAGATGACATTATGGA
The genomic region above belongs to Arachis duranensis cultivar V14167 chromosome 3, aradu.V14167.gnm2.J7QH, whole genome shotgun sequence and contains:
- the LOC107477290 gene encoding protein RETICULATA-RELATED 4, chloroplastic, which produces MSSFAFSFTPAPSSSSSSTYSPFSSSKTNPPFFASFSSSSSSSFSLRLASPPSFSSFSFGINRRTDPAFVLHSTVEVAGGGGDHGSIGGGHGGGGHGGDDDGNAGEHGRKKEAMMVLAEAGRSLESVPSDLAAAIKDGKIPASVVSRFLELEKNPFFRWLLQFGGFKERLLADDLFLAKVGMECGVGIFTKTAAEYDRRREKFFDELEIVFADVVMAILADFMLVYLPAPTVSLRPPLAINAGPIAKFFHNCPDNAFQVALSGTSYSLLQRFGAIARNGAKLFAVGSASSLVGTAVTNALINAKKAVDKSSSGEIENVPILSTSAAYGVYMGVSSNLRYQVLAGIIEQRILEPLLHQHKLMLSALCFAVRTGNTYLGSLLWVDYARFIGVQ